From Pyrenophora tritici-repentis strain M4 chromosome 1, whole genome shotgun sequence, the proteins below share one genomic window:
- a CDS encoding DUF1421 domain containing protein, with protein sequence MFTGRTPESLIPRSDSRNPATTCKGITKSGRPCRRPIDAKTSNDNGVIAVVPVGNDSDEEEIGAAAYFCWQHKDQAEQLAAQTSSGPATQLYPLKERNSIDTLVERLGVLDVNEPGREEEVGTQPKKKKERRPSTSSRPPRRVNRPPTWDTVQGPLMSVPNDLMAKRKDHIRPSKPSPQRKKQSFWSSLCCGFADNDDEAVILTPQHAKPRPDIQQAQKLPQSQHQRRRRSSSNNNTPAQPSSPSQTPPQKTQLHPSIPPHLSPHITTTLLAELSKPISPPRRRRLHLHFLAYTRDSGSGTGFYCF encoded by the coding sequence ATGTTCACAGGAAGAACACCAGAGTCACTCATCCCGCGTTCAGACTCGCGCAACCCAGCTACCACATGTAAAGGCATCACCAAATCCGGACGACCATGTAGACGCCCCATCGACGCCAAAACATCCAACGACAACGGCGTAATAGCCGTAGTACCCGTTGGCAACGACAGCGACGAAGAAGAAATTGGAGCTGCTGCGTACTTTTGCTGGCAACACAAGGACCAGGCTGAGCAGTTGGCTGCACAAACATCAAGTGGACCTGCTACACAGCTTTATCCGCTGAAAGAAAGGAATAGCATTGATACGCTTGTTGAGAGACTTGGCGTCCTCGATGTTAATGAGCCgggaagagaagaagaggttgGGACGCAGCCgaagaaaaagaaagagAGGAGACCATCTACATCGTCGCGACCACCGAGACGGGTTAATCGGCCACCGACTTGGGATACAGTTCAAGGACCTTTAATGTCTGTACCCAATGATTTGATGGCGAAACGGAAAGACCACATTCGTCCGTCGAAACCGAGCCCGCAGAGGAAAAAACAAAGTTTTTGGTCTTCGTTATGTTGTGGCTTCGCCGACAACGACGATGAAGCCGTCATATTGACACCGCAGCACGCCAAACCCAGACCAGATATCCAACAAGCCCAGAAACTACCACAGTCACAACACCAGCGACGCCGCCGCTCTAGTAGTAACAATAACACCCCAGCACAACCCTCCTCCCCCTCCCAAACACCACCCCAAAAAACCCAACTCCACCCATCTATCCCCCCGCACCTCTCCCCCCACATCACCACCACCTTGCTCGCCGAACTCTCCAAACCAATCTCCCCCCCACGACGACGAAGGTTACATTTACATTTTCTGGCTTACACCCGAGACAGCGGGTC